In Gemmatimonadota bacterium, the sequence GCACGCCATGGAGCTCTGCCCGGACTCGGCGGACCCGTACATCCAGCTCGGGAAGGCGTATCTTGCGGGCGGGTACGAGCTGGAGGGAATCGAAGCGTTTCGCCGGGGGGTGGAAGTGTCTCCGGACGATCCCCGTCCTTACGACAACCTGGCGGCTGCGTTGTTTGATCGGCGGCTTTTCCCGGAAGCCGCGGCGGCCTACGAAGCCCTTCTGGCGCTCCCGGCCCACGGACACGATGCCGCGTGGGAGAGCTGGGCTCACGGTCGTGTCGCCTATGCGTATCGCTGGGGAGGGGCGTTTGATCGGGCCGCTCCACACTATGTGCACATCCTGGACTACCACAAGTCGGTCGGGACAGATCCGTCGGACCGCAGCTACTTCAACGCTCTTCGGGGTCTGGCGACGGCTTACACGGAAACGGGCCAGGTGGACGCAGCCATTCAGCTTTACGATGAGCTGATCTCCGTGAAGTCCGATCGTGCCGGGTACTACTATCAGTTGGGCGAACTCCTCAACGACGCAGGCCGATACCGGGAGGCCGTCACGCGTGTGAAGCAGGGGCTTGGGTTTGACATGAACTGCGGTGCCCATGCGCACTGCGTCCTCGGTCGGGCGTACGAGAAACTGCTGGAGTACGATCCGGCGAAACGCGAGTTTGAAATCGCCGTCCGGTGCAATGACCCACGATTCAATGATTACGCCACCAAGCAGATCGAGCGTCAGGAGCAACTGATCAAGATTCGAGAGCTCAAGGCGCAGAAAGAGAAGTACGGCTATTAGCCCGGAGTCTGGACTGACCGCCGATTCTGCCGGAATCCCGGCGGTCAGCTTCAGGTCCGAAAACAGGAGGGTGTCGTGAGTACCCCGAATCCAGACAATGTGGAGGAGTTCCTGAGGAATGTCCTCAAACCGAAGGGGGATCGTCCGTCGATGCGTCTCCCGATCATTCCGATTGTGCTGGTGCTTCTGGGCCTCGGAGCCGTTCGTACCACCTTCTTTACGGTAGAACCGGAAGAGGTCGGGGTTGTGCTCCGGTTCGGACAGTATGTCCGGGAAGTGGACCCAGGCCTGCACATCCGATTGCCATTCGGCATTGAGCGTTATGTGCGTGTTCCCGTGCAGAGGCAACTGAAGGAAGAGTTCGGATTCCGAACCACCGCCGCGGCCCAGCGTTCCGAGTACATCCGGGACCGGGGATCTCGTGCGGAAGCGGTCATGCTCACCGGGGACCTGAACATTACTGATGTGGAGTGGATCGTGCAGTACAAGGTCGTCGATCCGGTGGCGTTTCTCTTTCGGGTGCGTGCCGCGCGGGAGACTTTCCGCGACATGTCCGAAGCCGTCATGCGGTCGGTTGTCGGGGACCGCTCCGTGGACGAAGTGCTGACAGTGGGGCGGCAGGAGATCGAGGACCAGTGCCTGACCAAGCTGCAGGAACTCTGCTCGCAGTACGAACTGGGACTGGATGTCCAGATGGTCGCCCTTCAAAATGTCAACCCGCCCGAAGAAGTGAAGGCGTCCTTCAACGAGGTCAATCAGGCCGTGCAGGAACGGGAAACACTGATCAACATGGCTCAGGCGGAACTGAACCGGGAGATTCCCAAGGCCGAGGGTGAGGCGCTTGCTCTGATCGAATCGGCGCATGGCTACGCCATCGACCGCGTGAACACGGCAGAGGGGGACGCCTCTCGCTTTGCCTCCGTTCTGGCCGAGTACAAGCGGTCTCCCCAAGTGACCCGCGACCGGCTCTATCTGGAGGCCATGGCGGATGTTCTCCCCAGAGTGGGCAAGAAGGTGGTCCTGGATGAATCGCTGGACGGGGTGCTGCCGCTTCTCGATATCAACCGGCTTACGGAGACGGGAGGTGCAAGATGACTCCGGGGAAAATGGGTCTTCTAGCGGTTCTCCTGATGCTGTTCGTCGTGGGCGGCAGTACTCTCTATGTCGTCTCCGAGACCGAGCAGGTCATTATTACCCAGTTTGGTCGGCCGGTGGGAGAACCCGTTGTCGTGGCGGGTCTCCATTTCAAGATCCCGTTCGTCCAGACCGCGAATCGGTTTGATCGGCGTTGGCTGGCCTGGGACGGCGACGCCAACCAGATGCCCACTCGTGACAAGAAGTTCATTTGGGTGGACACCTATGCACGCTGGCGCATCAAGGATCCGTTGCTTTTCTTCCAGCGGGTTCGGGACGAGCGTGGTGCCCAGACACGATTGGATGACATCCTGGACGGGGAGACCCGGAAGGCCATCGCCAATGTGGACCTCATCGAAGTGGTGCGCTCGGAAAACCGGGAGTTCACGGTCACGGCGGAGGTAGCCGCCGGCGAAGAAGCGGCAAAGTCCGCGCAAATCTCCGTGGGTCGCGAGGCGATCACCAATGAAGTCCTCCGGCGTTCTTCGATCAAGACCGGGGCCTTCGGGATCGAACTGGTCGATGTGCGTCTCAAGCGGATCAACTATGTGGAGAATGTCCGGCGCTCGGTCTACGAGCGAATGATCTCGGAACGGCAGAAGATCCGGGACAAGCTTCGCTCGGAGGGGCAGGGTCGGAGTGCGGAGATTCTCGGCGTGAAAGAGAAAGAGCTGAAGAGGATTGCCTCGGGTGCGTATCGCCAGGCGCAGGGGATTCGCGGGATTGCGGATTCCACGGCCGCGCGGGTCTATGCATCGGCTTATGGGGAGGAGCCGGAGTTCTACAACCTGCTGCGGACGCTGGAGCTCTACCGCTCTACGATGGGCGAGGAGGATGTGCTGGTTCTCTCCACCGACGGGGACTTCTACCGCTTCCTTCGCGGAAGCTCGAACCCGTAGCGATTGTGCGCGTTCTTGTGGCCCTCTCCGGAGGAGTCGACAGTGCAGTCACGGCCCTCCTGCTGGCTCGGGAGGGCCGTGATCTCGTGGGGGTCACGCACAAGAACTGGTGCTACGGGGAGGACCCCGATGGCGGACGGTCGTGCTGCTCCCTGGAGTCAATCGAAGCGGCGCGAAGCCTCGCTTCGCACCTGAGCTTTCCGCACTATGTGGTCGATTCCGAGGACCCCTTTGACGAGTCGGTCATCGGCCCTTTCACCCGCGACTATCTGGAAGGCCGCACCCCGAACCCGTGCGTCGAGTGCAACCAGGCCGTTCGCTTTCCTGCGCTGGCGAAGCAGGCGCGGGACCTGGGTTGCGGAGCGTTCGCCACGGGGCATTACGCCCGTGTGGACCGTTCCGGGCCCGCCCCGCGCATTCTCCGCGCGGTAGATCGCACCCGCGATCAGAGCTACATGCTCTGGCGTGTCGGCGAGCAGGACCTGGAGATGGCGCTCTTCCCGCTCGGAGGTTTCGCCAAGGATGAGGTCCGGGAGGTCGCTGCGCAGGAGGGGCTTGGTGTGGCGAATCGACCGGACAGCCAGGAGATCTGCTTTGTTCCGGACGGGGACTTCGGGGCGTTTCTCGAGTCCCGCGAAGGAGACTCCGGCCGCCTGTCGGACACGCTCTCACCCGGGGACATCGTGACGGAGGCGGGGGAGGTTGTGGGAACACACCGCGGCACGGCCCGGTATACCGTCGGGCAGCGCCGGGGGCTTGGCGTGGCGCTGGGGGAGCCGGTCTATGTCCTGCGCGTGGACGCGGTGCAGAACCGCCTTGTCGTGGGGCCGGAGGCGGGGCTATTCGCGAGCCAGGCGGTTCTTCGGGCCGTTCGCCGCCCGACGAATCGGGGGGACGGGCGGTTCCTCGTTCAGATCCGGTCCCGGCACACGGCGGCTCCCGCTTCCGTCTCTTTTCCCTCCCCGGGCTTGGCGGTCGTGGAGTTCGACGAACCCCAGAGGGCCATCACCCCGGGTCAGTCCGCCGTCTTGTATGACGAGGATGCCGTGGCGGGCGGAGGAATCATCGCTCAGGGTTGACAGGAGATGCTCTCACCGTACAATGTCCGGCTCCCGGGGAGGGATGGCCGAGTGGTCGAAGGCGACGGTCTTGAAAACCGTTGAGCGAAAGCTCCGTGGGTTCGAATCCTACTCCCTCCGCCACCGGACTCCAGTGTCCGGGAGCGGAGGGGGCGGTGTCCCGGGCCGGGGTGGAGACTTCCGCCCGGAATGACAGGGAGAGGTGCGAGAGTGGCTGAATCGGGCCGCCTGCTAAGCGGTTAGGGAGAGAAATCTTCCTCGAGGGTTCGAATCCCTCCCTCTCCGCCACTGATTCGGGAAGGTGTGGTGCGCGCCCATAGCTCAATTGGATAGAGCGTTTGGCTACGGACCAAAAGGTTGGGGGTTCGAGTCCTCCTGGGCGCGCCATGCCATCCTGATGATTGCACTCTAGCCTCGGACTCTCCGGAGACCGGGGATCGACGCGGAGAAAGCAGATGAGATTCAAGACCCCGGCAGCCCTTCTTCTCCTCTTTGCCATGGCAGCCCCCGCCGATGCGGCCCGGCTTCGTGTGGAGGCCGCGCCGTATCTACAGGATGTTGTGGACTCCGCAGCCTATGGGGACACCGTGTTCGTGGCTCCGGGTCTCTACCCGCAGCTTCGTCTCCGGACGGGGATTCGGCTCATATCTGAAGGGGGTCCGGAGGTGACTACTCTCCGGAACGATCGCTTCTGGGTGATCCAGGCAAAGCAGACGGACAGCCTGACGGTCGTGGACGGTTTCACGCTGGATGGCGTGGAGGCTGCGGAGGGCATTTTGCATACGGAGGACTCGTTCCTGACCGTGCGGAACTGCGTTCTCCAGAATGGATGGAGCGGGATTCGGTCCGAGTACAGCGACCTTCGCGTGGAGAACTGCGTAATCTCCGGCTGCCAGAACGGGATCTACCTCTTCGAATCTCGCGGCACAATCATCGGCAATACCATTTCCGGATGCATCAACGGGATGTCCGTCACCAGTTCCAGCCCGCGCATCCTGCGCAACGAAGTCGTGCGGAACTCGGTGGGGATCTTCGTGACGGAACACTCGAACCCCAGCATCGGCGGCAGTCTTTCTTCCGCCAACCGGATTCATCACAACCGTGGCGGGAATATCAGGAACAGCTCCTATCTGAAGGAGTTCAGCATTCGGACGAAGAAACCGATGACCTTGAGCGTCCCGTTCAACTTCTGGGGGACGGATTGCCCCGACAGTCTCTCCTTCCGCGGGCCTGTGATCTGGTCGCCCTGGGTGGCTGAGAATGGAAAGGAGTCCCTTGAGTCCTGCCCGCCGGAAACCGGAGCGATTCACTAGCCGGGCGGTATCCCTCCAGTCCGCCCTGATTCTGGCGGTCTTCGTCGCCTCAGTCCTTGGCGCTTCAGGATGCGGCGGCTCCCGGGAACGTCCGCGCGTTCTCGTGATCGGCCTGGACGGTGCTACTTTCGCCGTGCTTGACCCACTCATCCAGGAAGGCGTACTGCCGAATCTGGCCGCCCTGCGGAGTCGGGGGGGCGGGGGTGTTCTGGAGTCGGTATTGCCGGTGGTGTCGCCGCCCGCATGGACGACCGCCTTCACCGGGGTCAATCCCGGCAAGCACAACATCTACGATTTCTTTCATGCGACAGCCGCCGGGCCGCAGGCCATCCTTACCTCTTCCCTCGATCGAAGGGCCGACCCTGTCTGGGAAGTTCTCAACGAGAACGGGGTTCGAACCGGCATCATGAATATCCCCATGACCTTCCCGCCTGAGAAGGTGGACGGCTTCATGATCTCCGGCTTTCCCTTCGGGGCGGCGCAGACGGGATACACCTCTCCGCCCGAGCTGGAGAAGCGGGTGGCTCCCTATCCGCTGGATCTGTTTGGCGAGAGCATCCAGCCCGGCGCGGAGGGACAGCTCCTCGCGCATTTTCGAAAGACACTGGACCGCCACGCCGCCGTCGCGGAGGCGCTTCTCGTCGAGGAGGAGTGGGATCTGTTCTGGGTGGTGTTTACCGGCCCCGACAAGGTGCAGCACTTCTTCTGGAAGTTCACGGATCCCGAGCACCCGGAATACGATCCCGCGCTGGCCGAACGATTCGGGAGCGCCATCCGGGATCTCTGGATTCGTATGGACTCCGTGGTCGGGGAACTGGTGGACCTTGCCGGCCCGGAGACGGACATCCTTGTCATGAGCGACCACGGATTCGGCCCGATCCATTCCGAACTGCGGCTCATGTCGTGGCTGGTTCAGGAGGGGTTTGTGCAGATCGACCGGGAGCATCCCGCGCGGAGTTCTGTTCGAGCGGTGGCCCCGGGACCTTTCGGCGGACTGGTTCGTGTGAATCAGCGCGACCGGGACTTTCGCGGCACAGTCCCGCCGGGAGAAGCGTCCGAGCGCGTGCTGGAGGAGGTTCGCGAAGGCCTGACCGCGTTGGTGGATCCCACGACGGGTGCGCCGTTTGTGCAGGAGATCCACCTGCGCGACGAACTCTTCCACGGTCCCTGGGTGGGCAATGCGCCGGACCTGGTGTTCCTGGAAGCGCCACGCGGGTTTGTCGGACGCGGCGGTCTGGAGGGCGATGCATTCGGGCCGCCCGGCTACACCTTCTCCGGGTTTCATCGACCGGATGGAATCCTGTGGGGAGCCGGGCCGCACATTCCTCCGAACGCCGCGCGGGGCCACTTCTCCATTGTGGATGTGACGCCCACGCTTCTCTGGCTGTTCGGGGTGGACCTTCCGGCGGATCTTGACGGAACGGTCATGGCGGATCTCATCGGGGCCGACGCGCTCGAGGCGCGGCCGGTGGTGCGCGGGGAGCGGACCGTCGTGACGCCCGTGGCGCAGGCCGTGGAGACGCCTGCTGCCGAACGCGAGGTTCTGGAGTCGCTCGGCTATGTCCGCTGACGCATTCCGGGAGCGCCGGATGACGCGATGGACTCTGGGGCTGGCGCTGGCCATCGGTGGGCTTCTCCGGTTTGAGTATCTTCGCGAACTCAGCGCGTCTCCATTCGGCCGGCACCTCTTCCTGGACGCGGGCTGGTTCTCCGAGACCGCCGCGGCGATCGCTTCCGGGCACCCGATCACCGGACCCGAGGCTCTCTTCCGGCCGCCTCTGTATCCGTACTTCCTGGCGATGCTCCTGTGGTTCGGGGGGGCAGAAGTCCTGGTGCCGCGCCTCGTGCAGTTCGCGCTGGGGTTGGTGCAGGGGTGGATGATCTACCGGATCGCACTTCGGACGCACGGGGTGCTGGTCGGTCGGATTGCGGGCGTGCTCGCCTTCACCTTCGGGATGTTCATCTACTTCGAAGCGGAGCTCCTGACCGCCACGCTGGCCACCTTCCTCGGGACGGCGGCGGTCTTCCTTCTGCTGGAGGGGAGGGATTCACGCTTTCCCGCCAAAGCCGCGGCGTCCGGGGTTCTGTTCGGGCTGGCGGGGCTGGCGCACGGTACGCTCCTGGTTGGCGCGCTCGGTGCGGCGCTCTGGGTAAGCCGGAGGTTCGGGCGCGGGGCGGCGATGCTCTTCGTTGCGGCGGTGTTGCTCTGCCCGGGGGGCGTGGCCGTGCGGAACCTCGTCCTTCACGGAGAGGCGATCCCCGTGGGGGGACAGGGCGGGATCAACTTCTACATCGGCAACTCCATCACGGCGGACGGGAAGTCCGCGCTGGCGCCCGGTGCCGCGGAGGCGGAGATCTCGATCGAGAAGGAACGCTATCGCGACACCATGCAGGCCGCGGCACGGCTGCACGCCGAGAGAATCCTGGGGCGGGAACTCACGGTGAGAGAAGTGGACCGCTTCTGGTACTCCAAGACCTTCGAGTGGATCAGCATGCACCCCCGTGATACCGCGGCACTCTGGATGCGCAAGCTGGTGTATGTCTGGAACGGGTCGGAGATCGGGAACAACCGGGACTTCCGCGACCAGGCCGGGCGGTTCACTCCCATCCTGCGTTTCTTTCTTCTCCAGTTTTCCGTCCTGCTTCCGTTCGCGCTCTACGGGATGATCCGTGGCGGGGGGCGCCGAAGAGAGCAGGGGCTTCTCGCGATTCTGCTTCTCACCCATACCGTGGTCCTCGTGGCATTCTTCGTCTGCAGTCGCTTCCGCCTGCCGATGATCCCCTGGCTCATCCCGTTTGGCGCGGCCGGGCTTGTGGCCTTTCTCCGCGATCTCCGCGCTGGTGCCGGCTCACCGGTTCGGGTCGCCGCGGCGAGTGTTGCGCTGACGGCTCTGTTCCTCGGAACGAACGCGCGCGTTCTCGAAGCCGTGGGAATGAATGAGATTCTGGTCGCCAAGGATGCTCCGTTCCATCGGTCCAATCTTGCGAATCTCTATCGACGTGAAGGAGACTTTGACGCCGCCATTGGCGAATACGAGGCCGCGATTGCGTACGGCGTGTCGGATCCGAGGATGCACTTGAACCTGGCCAACTGTCTCGCGCAGACGGGCCGGAGTTCCGCAGCCCGCGAGCACTACCGAACAGTGCTGGAGCTGTCGCCGGGGTACGAAGCGGTCGTCCGATGCGATCTGGGCGTCCTCTCCGCCCGGGAGGGCGACTGGGAGAGCGCGTTGCGCGAGTTCCGGCGAAGCCTGGCGGCGGATCCGGACCACGAGCTCTCGCTGGTCAATCAGGCGGCCACCTACCTGACGGCGGGGCGCTTCGAAGAGGCCATCGTGAGCTATCGCAGGCTTGTGCAGGGGGGCATCGGCGAGCCGGCGTTCGTCCGCAGCCGCCTGGGGCTGGCGTATCTGGAGGCAGGGCTTCTGGAGGAGGCGGAGTGGGAGTCGCTGGAGGCACTGCGGATGGACTCCGGGCAGATTGTGGCGGTCGTGACGCTGGGGAAGGTCTATGCGCGGCAGGGGCGCACGGAGGCCGCCGAGCGAATGTGGGAGAAGGCGCGGCAACTCGCGCCGGGTGCACCGGCCGTGGAACAGGCGATCCGGGACGCCCGGGGCGGGTAGGCAGCCCGGGGTGCGGGCGCTTTCTTGACAACTTCCCGCGTCATTCGCTACCTTCGCCCCGACCGTCCCGGCATTTCCGGAGGGAATCCCATCGGGCCAGACACAAGCGACGAACGCTGGATGGAGCACGCCATCGAGCTGGCTCAGGAGGCCGGGGACGCGGGCGAGGTGCCGGTCGGCGCAGTCGTCGTGAGAGACGGGCAACTGGTGGGTCGCGGGCGGAATCGGATGCGCGAATACGCGGACCCGTGTGCGCACGCGGAGATGCTTGCGCTTCGAAATGCGCATGAGCCCGGTGGTGCCGGGCGACTGGACGGTGATACGCTGTTCGTCACGCTGGAGCCGTGTTTTCAGTGTGCCGGGGCCATTGTTTTGGCGCGGATTGCGCGGGTGGTGTTCGGCGCCTGGGATCCGCGACTCGGGGCGGCGGGATCGCGCTTCGATTTGTTCGGCGAGGGAATCCTCGGGGAGGTCCGTGTTCGATCCGGGCTTCTGGAGGATCGCTGCTCCGAGCTTCTGTCGGGATGGTTCCGGGAGCGAAGGGCGCGCGAGGACTGAACGGAGAGATGCCAGAGCGGTTGAATGGGGCGGTCTCGAAAACCGTTGTACCCGCGAGGGTACCGAGGGTTCGAATCCCTCTCTCTCCGCCAGCGCGGAGGCCGGGGCATCCCGGAGCATGAGGTCCGGGACGCACGACAGGCAGGGCAAGACGCGGAGAGATGCGAGAGCGGTTGAATCGGCGCGACTGGAAATCGCGTAGGGCGGAAACGTCCTCGAGGGTTCGAATCCCTCTCTCTCCGCCATGAAGACCGCCCCCGGATTTGCGACCGGGGGTGGGCCGGAAGAAGTGGGGATGTAGCTCAGCTGGGAGAGCGCCTCGTTCGCAACGAGGAGGTCGGCGGTTCGAGCCCGCTCATCTCCACCATCATTCCGGGAGGAATCCGGAGGCGTTCTGCGGGGCGTCGTGTCGGGTCCTGTGCAGCGAAAACCTGCGAACCGCGTCAGGGCCGGAAGGCAGCAGCGCTCAGCAGATCTTTTCGGGTGCCGCAGGGTTGCCTGGCCGGCGCCTCCAGGGACTCCTTCCTTCAGCGGGAGTTGCTCATGGCCTATCAAGTGCTTGCTCGGAAGTGGCGACCCCAGGGGTTCGACGAGGTCGTCGGTCAAGATCACATCACGCGCACGCTTGCCAACGCCATTGACTCCGGTCGACTGGCTCACGCCTTCCTCTTCTGCGGGCCGCGCGGCGTCGGAAAGACAACGACCGCCCGGATTCTCGCCAAGTGTCTGAACTGCGAAAAGGCCACGGACGGGCCGATCGTGGATCCGTGCAATGAGTGCCCGGCCTGCCGGGAGGTCATTGACGGCTGCAGTCTGGACATTCTGGAGATCGATGGCGCGTCCAACCGCGGAATCGATGAGATCCGGGACCTTCGCGAGAATGCCCGCTACGCGCCCAGTTCCGGCCGCGCAAAGGTGTACATCATCGACGAAGTTCATATGCTGACCAAAGAGGCCTTCAACGCGCTTCTCAAGACGCTGGAGGAACCTCCGCCGGGCGTGTACTTCGTCTTCGCAACGACGGAAGTCCACAAGATCCCCGCGACGATCCGTTCCAGGTGCCAGCGCTACGACTTCCATCGCATCCCGGCGGATGTGATGGTGTCGTTGCTGAGCCGTCTTGCGGAGAAGGAAGGGATCCGTGTGGAGGAGTCCGCGCTGCACGAACTGGCCCGTCAGGCGGATGGGGGGTTGCGCGACGCGGAGAGCCTGCTGGACCAGGCGGCCGCCGTGGCCGCTGGAAGCATCACGGTCGAAGTGCTCCGCGAACTTCTCGGCGAAGCGGAGGAAGAGGTCTATCTGGACCTCGCCCGCGCGGTGGGGCGCTCGGATCCAGCCGGGGCGTTTCAGGTGGTGCAGGGGCTTCTGGACAGGGGGATGGATTCTTCGCGGATCGCGCTGGGCCTCGCGCGGACCTTTCGGGATCTCCTGGTCGCGTCGACGGCCGGGAAGGACGCGGCGTTACTCGGTGTTCGGAAGGATCTGGTAGAGGCGTTTCGGGAGGTGGCTGCGGCGTTTTCAGCGGAGCGTGTGACGGCACTTCTTACACTGGCGAACCGCACCGTGTCGGATCTGCGCCGGTCGGCGCGCCCGCGGCTGGTGCTGGAAGTGGCCGTGGCGCGAATGTGCTGTCTGGAAGACCCCGGGAAGATCTCCGAACTGCTGGCGCGTCTGGAGGCGCTTGAAGCGTTGCTCGGCGGGGGGGATGATGGCGGAGACCCTCCTCGTCCGGCGGAAACGCCGGCTCCGGTGCCGTCGCCCGCCCCGAAGGCACGCGTCCGTAAGGACGCGCCCCCCCCGGCGGATGCGCCCCCGCGGAGCGAGGACGGCCCGCCACCGGAAGATGCGTCCCCGCGGAGCGAGGACGGCCCGCCACCGGAAGATGCCCCGCCGCGGAGCGAGGACGGCCCGCCACCGGAAGATGCCCCGCCACCGGAAGATGCGCCGCCACCGGAAGAGGCCCCTCCGGTGGCGAGCATGGATTCTCCACCCGACCGCCGCGAACCTGCCGCTCCCGGTTCCTCTTCCGCTCCGGCCTTCTGGGAGGAGCTCTTGAAGGCCGTCCGCGGTCGGAAGATGATGCTGGCATCGTTTCTGGAGCATGGGATGCTGGGAGGTCTGGAAGACGAAGCTTTTTCCATTGTGTTCGACAACAACTACTACGAAGGGATGGTGGGACGTCGGGAGAACCTCGGCGTGATCGAGGAGGCCATGGAAGGGATCGTCGGGCGGCGGGTCTCCTGTCGCGTCCGTACCGGCGTCGTGGCGTCGCGCCCGTCAGGGCAGGCTGGAACGAAGAGCGGTGGTCCCGCCGGAGACCTGCTTCAGGAGAACCCCGGGTTGCGCAGGATCATGAATGAACTCGGTGGGCAGATGCTCCCGGGTGACACTGAGATTGGAGGATGAGTTGGATCTTCAGAAGATGATGAAACAGATGCAAAAGGCGCAGGAGAAGATGAACGCGCTGCAGGAAGAGGTCGCCGGACGGACCGTGGAGGCCACGGCCGGCGGGAACATGGTTCGCGTGGTCATGGGCGGGGATGGCGTGCTCCATTCGATTGTCATCGACCCGGAAGTCGTGGACCCGACGGATGTGGAGATGCTGCAGGATCTGGTGGTGGCCGCTGTGAATGAGGGCAAGCGCCGCACGCAGGAACTCATGGGGCAGGAGATGCAAAGACTCGCCGGGGGCATGGGGCTCCCGCCCGGAATGCTGTAGGCATGGCGGAACTGGGGTCCGAGGCACTCACGCTTCTTGCGGGAGAGTTCGCCCGCCTTCCGGGGATCGGTCGGAAGACCGCGCGCCGCCTTGCGCTCCATGTGCTGAAGGAAGAGGCATCCTATGCGGAGTCGTTCGCGGCGGCTCTGCTTTCGGTCAAACGAAGAGTGGTATTCTGCGAGACTTGCCAGAATGTGACCGAGTCCTCCCCGTGCGCCATCTGTGCAGATTCCCGCCGCGTCACAGATCTGATCTGCGTGGTGGAGGAACCGGGTGATGTGTTGGCCATCGAAGGAACCGGCGAATATCACGGCGGCTATCATGTGCTGCACGGCGTGCTGTCTCCGCTGGATGGCGTGGGACCGGAGGGGCTTCGCGTGAAGGAACTGACCGCGCGAATGCGGGAGTCGGACATTCGCGAAGTCATTTTGGCGC encodes:
- the recR gene encoding recombination mediator RecR, with the protein product MAELGSEALTLLAGEFARLPGIGRKTARRLALHVLKEEASYAESFAAALLSVKRRVVFCETCQNVTESSPCAICADSRRVTDLICVVEEPGDVLAIEGTGEYHGGYHVLHGVLSPLDGVGPEGLRVKELTARMRESDIREVILALDPDTEGDATSFYLHSLLAPLGCRVSRIARGIPVGGDLEFADQATLGRAILSRERMGE
- a CDS encoding YbaB/EbfC family nucleoid-associated protein, producing the protein MDLQKMMKQMQKAQEKMNALQEEVAGRTVEATAGGNMVRVVMGGDGVLHSIVIDPEVVDPTDVEMLQDLVVAAVNEGKRRTQELMGQEMQRLAGGMGLPPGML
- the dnaX gene encoding DNA polymerase III subunit gamma/tau, producing the protein MAYQVLARKWRPQGFDEVVGQDHITRTLANAIDSGRLAHAFLFCGPRGVGKTTTARILAKCLNCEKATDGPIVDPCNECPACREVIDGCSLDILEIDGASNRGIDEIRDLRENARYAPSSGRAKVYIIDEVHMLTKEAFNALLKTLEEPPPGVYFVFATTEVHKIPATIRSRCQRYDFHRIPADVMVSLLSRLAEKEGIRVEESALHELARQADGGLRDAESLLDQAAAVAAGSITVEVLRELLGEAEEEVYLDLARAVGRSDPAGAFQVVQGLLDRGMDSSRIALGLARTFRDLLVASTAGKDAALLGVRKDLVEAFREVAAAFSAERVTALLTLANRTVSDLRRSARPRLVLEVAVARMCCLEDPGKISELLARLEALEALLGGGDDGGDPPRPAETPAPVPSPAPKARVRKDAPPPADAPPRSEDGPPPEDASPRSEDGPPPEDAPPRSEDGPPPEDAPPPEDAPPPEEAPPVASMDSPPDRREPAAPGSSSAPAFWEELLKAVRGRKMMLASFLEHGMLGGLEDEAFSIVFDNNYYEGMVGRRENLGVIEEAMEGIVGRRVSCRVRTGVVASRPSGQAGTKSGGPAGDLLQENPGLRRIMNELGGQMLPGDTEIGG